The Pseudoalteromonas aliena SW19 genome has a segment encoding these proteins:
- the phoB gene encoding phosphate regulon transcriptional regulator PhoB produces the protein MSRKVLVVDDEAPIREMLVFVLEQNGFQAIEAEDYDSAIAAMVEPYPDMVLLDWMLPGGSGIQIAKKFKQNEHTRQIPIIMLTARGEEEDKVRGLEVGADDYVTKPFSPKELMARIKAVIRRVSPTSLEEAIEVHGLRLDPISHRVTSEGNELDMGPTEFRLLHFFMTHPERVYSREQLLDHVWGTNVYVEDRTVDVHIRRLRKAIGPLGHDRLVQTVRGAGYRFSSKL, from the coding sequence ATGTCACGTAAAGTACTAGTCGTAGATGACGAAGCTCCTATCAGGGAGATGTTAGTTTTTGTTTTAGAGCAAAATGGATTTCAAGCAATTGAAGCAGAAGATTACGACTCTGCTATTGCAGCCATGGTAGAGCCGTACCCAGATATGGTTTTACTTGATTGGATGTTACCTGGTGGTAGCGGTATTCAAATTGCTAAAAAGTTTAAGCAAAACGAACATACCCGCCAAATCCCAATTATTATGCTTACAGCCCGTGGCGAAGAAGAAGATAAAGTACGTGGCCTTGAAGTAGGTGCAGATGATTACGTTACCAAGCCGTTTTCGCCGAAAGAATTAATGGCGCGTATTAAAGCAGTTATTCGCCGTGTGTCACCAACCTCGCTAGAGGAAGCTATAGAAGTGCATGGCTTACGTTTAGACCCTATTTCGCATCGAGTTACCTCAGAAGGAAATGAACTTGATATGGGGCCAACTGAGTTTAGATTACTGCACTTTTTTATGACTCACCCAGAGCGTGTTTATAGCCGTGAACAACTACTTGATCATGTATGGGGCACTAATGTTTATGTAGAAGATCGAACGGTTGATGTGCATATTCGTCGGCTGCGTAAAGCAATTGGCCCGTTAGGGCATGATCGCTTGGTGCAAACTGTACGTGGCGCGGGCTATCGTTTTTCGAGTAAACTATAA
- the phoR gene encoding phosphate regulon sensor histidine kinase PhoR codes for MYRVVNKQALVKRLFIYFLPLLLIGVLVGAPFLLLFLGSFSLLIWHYHQLYRLSDWLLNQRSFNPPEGEGAWEQVFEGIYHLQHRNRKKRNELADLIRRFRDGAEAVPDAVIVLQNDLSIVWCNQLALKVLGLQWPTDHGQRLDNLIREPKFAKYMHKGEFDDALELDNGHAVEQILEFRVMPYASTQLMVVVRDVTRLKQLEQMRKDFVANVSHELRTPLTVVTGYLEMMDSDMMPPPAMWGKAQKTMLEQCKRMDSLVSQLLSLSRIEGARRQDNDKAINVPLLLSYIKTEAQSINQDKGHELIFDIDDRLDIKGSEDELRSAFSNLVFNAIHYTKPGGKVNVCWQRKNDQACFTVTDNGDGIAAEHINRLTERFYRVDKARSRTTGGSGLGLAITKHVLTRHDSQLNITSELAKGSCFSFCFSIDKIVPLAKEIA; via the coding sequence ATGTATCGAGTTGTTAATAAGCAGGCGTTAGTAAAGCGTCTGTTTATCTATTTTTTACCCTTACTACTAATTGGTGTGCTAGTTGGCGCACCATTTTTGCTTTTATTTTTAGGATCTTTTTCCCTCCTTATTTGGCATTACCATCAACTATACCGTTTGAGCGATTGGCTTTTAAATCAGCGCAGTTTTAATCCGCCTGAAGGTGAAGGCGCGTGGGAACAAGTATTTGAAGGCATTTACCACCTGCAACATCGCAACCGTAAAAAACGTAATGAACTTGCCGATTTAATTCGTCGTTTTCGCGATGGAGCTGAAGCCGTACCCGATGCCGTTATCGTATTACAAAATGATTTAAGTATTGTCTGGTGCAACCAATTAGCGCTTAAAGTACTTGGTCTGCAGTGGCCAACCGATCATGGTCAACGGCTTGATAATTTAATTCGTGAGCCTAAGTTTGCTAAATACATGCACAAAGGTGAATTTGACGATGCTCTCGAACTTGATAACGGGCATGCTGTAGAACAAATACTTGAGTTTAGGGTTATGCCGTACGCAAGCACACAGCTTATGGTTGTGGTGCGTGATGTAACGAGGTTGAAGCAGCTAGAACAAATGCGTAAAGACTTTGTTGCCAATGTATCACATGAGCTACGTACACCGCTTACAGTCGTTACAGGCTATCTTGAGATGATGGATAGCGACATGATGCCGCCACCGGCTATGTGGGGTAAAGCGCAAAAAACCATGCTTGAGCAATGTAAACGCATGGACAGTTTAGTGAGTCAGTTATTATCGCTTTCGCGTATTGAGGGCGCACGCCGTCAAGATAACGATAAAGCGATTAATGTCCCTCTGTTACTTAGTTATATTAAAACCGAAGCGCAATCAATTAATCAGGATAAAGGCCACGAACTGATTTTTGATATAGATGACCGTTTAGATATTAAAGGTTCTGAGGATGAGCTACGTAGTGCGTTTTCTAATTTGGTATTTAATGCAATTCATTACACAAAACCTGGCGGTAAAGTAAACGTGTGCTGGCAACGTAAAAATGATCAGGCGTGTTTTACAGTAACCGACAATGGTGATGGTATCGCCGCAGAACATATTAACCGTTTAACTGAACGTTTTTATCGAGTAGATAAAGCACGTAGTAGAACAACGGGGGGGTCAGGCTTAGGCCTTGCAATTACAAAACACGTACTAACCCGCCATGATAGCCAGTTAAATATTACTAGCGAATTAGCTAAAGGGTCGTGTTTTTCTTTTTGTTTTTCAATAGATAAGATAGTTCCATTAGCTAAAGAAATAGCTTGA
- a CDS encoding PstS family phosphate ABC transporter substrate-binding protein: protein MRFKNLVAAMGVAVTTFVSAQAVALDKDIPEYQKISGVSGNFSSVGSDTLANMMTFWAEEYKRIYPNVNIQIQAAGSSTAPPALTEGTANLGPMSRAMKSKEIEAFEKRYGYKPTAVRVAIDALAVYVHKDNPIEGLRIDQVDAIFSSTRKCGASEQVNRWSEVGLTGNWAARDIQLYGRNSVSGTYGYFKKKALCKGDFRNNVNEQPGSASVVQSISSSLNAIGYSGIGYKTSGVRTVPLAKKGDNFVDATLDNVAQGKYPLSRFLYVYVNKHPNKPLSPMEEQFLRMVLSKDGQQIVEKDGYVPLSAKLVKVELKKLGLN from the coding sequence ATGAGATTTAAAAACTTAGTTGCCGCAATGGGTGTGGCTGTTACAACTTTCGTATCTGCACAAGCAGTTGCACTAGACAAAGATATCCCTGAGTACCAAAAAATTAGTGGTGTTTCAGGTAACTTTTCATCGGTAGGCTCTGACACTTTAGCCAACATGATGACGTTCTGGGCTGAAGAATATAAACGTATTTACCCAAATGTAAATATTCAAATTCAAGCCGCAGGTTCATCTACTGCACCACCTGCATTAACCGAAGGTACTGCTAACCTAGGTCCAATGAGCCGTGCAATGAAATCAAAAGAAATCGAAGCGTTTGAAAAACGTTACGGTTACAAACCAACAGCAGTTCGCGTAGCTATTGATGCACTTGCTGTTTACGTACACAAAGATAACCCAATTGAAGGTCTTCGTATTGACCAAGTAGATGCTATTTTCTCATCTACTCGTAAGTGTGGTGCTTCTGAGCAAGTAAATCGTTGGAGTGAAGTTGGTTTAACAGGTAACTGGGCAGCACGCGATATTCAACTTTATGGACGTAACTCGGTATCAGGTACATACGGTTACTTTAAGAAAAAAGCATTGTGTAAAGGTGATTTCCGTAACAATGTAAATGAGCAACCAGGTTCTGCATCAGTAGTACAATCAATTTCATCGTCACTAAATGCAATTGGTTATTCTGGTATTGGTTATAAAACATCGGGCGTACGTACAGTGCCACTTGCTAAAAAAGGCGATAACTTTGTTGATGCAACACTAGATAACGTTGCTCAAGGTAAGTATCCACTGTCTCGCTTTTTATATGTTTACGTGAACAAGCACCCAAATAAACCGCTATCACCTATGGAAGAACAATTTTTAAGAATGGTACTTTCAAAAGATGGTCAGCAAATTGTAGAAAAAGATGGGTATGTACCACTATCTGCAAAGTTAGTTAAAGTAGAGCTTAAAAAGCTTGGTTTAAACTAA
- the panC gene encoding pantoate--beta-alanine ligase, with product MQSITEIKSLRSQIKAWRQAGLSVALVPTMGNLHRGHYSLVEKAKTLADKVVVSIFVNPMQFGANEDLDNYPRTLNEDKHGLAELGTDIVFTPSVNTIYPNGLGAQSFVDVPGISLGYCGGSRPGHFRGVATVVTKLFNLVQPDYACFGEKDFQQLQVIKTMAHDLSIPVEIIGVPTMREVSGLAMSSRNGYLSDEQKQTATVLFNTLKHCAEQLKNGKKDFVQLEDAAKQSLEQAGLKPDYFEIAQRDTLKTAKLKDTKFIILAAAYFGNVRLIDNIQVEI from the coding sequence ATGCAGTCAATCACTGAAATAAAATCGTTACGTAGTCAAATTAAGGCATGGCGCCAAGCTGGTCTTAGCGTGGCACTTGTGCCAACTATGGGTAACTTGCACCGTGGGCATTATTCTCTAGTAGAGAAAGCAAAAACACTGGCCGATAAAGTGGTTGTTAGTATTTTTGTAAATCCGATGCAGTTTGGCGCGAATGAAGATTTAGACAACTACCCTCGAACGCTCAACGAAGATAAACATGGCCTTGCAGAGCTAGGCACTGATATTGTATTTACCCCAAGTGTAAACACAATCTACCCAAATGGATTGGGTGCGCAAAGCTTTGTAGATGTGCCGGGTATTTCATTAGGTTATTGCGGTGGCTCACGCCCAGGCCACTTTAGAGGTGTTGCAACGGTTGTTACTAAGTTATTTAACTTAGTTCAACCTGATTACGCCTGCTTTGGCGAAAAAGATTTTCAACAACTGCAAGTAATTAAAACGATGGCGCATGACTTGTCTATTCCGGTAGAAATTATTGGTGTACCTACAATGCGTGAAGTTTCTGGCCTTGCTATGAGTTCGCGTAATGGTTACTTATCAGATGAGCAAAAACAAACTGCAACGGTTTTATTTAACACATTAAAACATTGCGCTGAGCAGTTAAAAAACGGCAAAAAAGACTTTGTACAGCTTGAAGACGCAGCAAAACAAAGCCTAGAACAGGCTGGCTTAAAACCAGATTATTTTGAGATAGCTCAACGAGATACATTAAAAACTGCTAAACTCAAAGATACCAAGTTTATTATTTTAGCCGCAGCCTATTTTGGTAATGTTAGATTGATCGACAACATACAGGTCGAAATTTAA
- the panB gene encoding 3-methyl-2-oxobutanoate hydroxymethyltransferase: MSKITVSTLNKMKAENNKITALTAYDASFAKLFHDNGVEVILVGDSLGMVLQGGDDTLGVTNQDIAYHTRCVRAGSRELFVIADLPFMTYSSVSDTCKNAAELMRAGANMIKLEGGEWLYESIKTLTQQGIPVCGHLGLTPQSVHVFGGFKIQGREAAQAQKIIDDAKALEAAGAQLLVLECIPSALAKRITDALSIPTIGIGAGSLTDGQILVMHDLVGISAGYIPKFSKNFLLETGNMPQAVQKYCTDVKSGAFPSAEHEFK, translated from the coding sequence ATGTCTAAAATCACCGTTTCTACTTTAAATAAAATGAAAGCAGAAAATAACAAAATTACTGCGTTAACGGCATACGACGCCAGTTTTGCAAAGTTATTTCATGATAACGGCGTTGAAGTTATTTTAGTAGGCGACTCTCTAGGCATGGTGCTGCAAGGTGGCGATGACACCCTGGGTGTAACCAACCAAGATATTGCATACCACACCCGTTGTGTACGTGCGGGTAGTCGTGAATTATTTGTGATTGCAGACTTGCCATTTATGACCTACTCAAGCGTGAGTGATACGTGTAAAAATGCCGCTGAGCTAATGCGTGCTGGCGCGAATATGATAAAGCTCGAAGGCGGAGAATGGCTTTACGAGAGTATTAAAACGCTTACGCAACAAGGCATTCCTGTGTGTGGCCATTTAGGCCTTACACCGCAGTCTGTTCATGTATTTGGTGGTTTTAAAATACAAGGTCGTGAAGCAGCTCAAGCACAAAAAATAATTGATGATGCAAAAGCACTCGAAGCCGCAGGCGCACAATTATTAGTACTTGAATGCATTCCAAGCGCCCTCGCAAAGCGTATTACAGATGCACTAAGCATCCCAACTATTGGCATTGGTGCAGGCAGCTTAACTGATGGCCAAATATTGGTAATGCATGATCTCGTTGGTATTTCAGCGGGCTATATTCCTAAATTTTCTAAAAACTTTTTATTGGAAACAGGCAATATGCCTCAAGCTGTTCAAAAATATTGTACCGACGTTAAAAGTGGCGCATTTCCTAGCGCTGAACATGAGTTTAAATAA
- the folK gene encoding 2-amino-4-hydroxy-6-hydroxymethyldihydropteridine diphosphokinase, whose protein sequence is MHCVYLGLGANLNSPKEQLDNAITAIKQLSFCEFVSVSHYYASKPMGPQDQPDYINAVACIKTSLEPEQLLDLTQRIELEHGRVRKAERWGPRTLDIDTLLFGDRVINTERLTVPHYGLNVREFVVYPLLELAPELILPSGVALQAIADNLPLNDLQQLPL, encoded by the coding sequence ATGCACTGTGTTTATTTAGGTTTAGGTGCTAATTTAAACTCACCAAAAGAGCAACTTGATAATGCGATAACCGCAATCAAGCAATTGTCTTTTTGTGAGTTTGTGAGCGTATCGCATTACTATGCGAGTAAACCTATGGGCCCGCAAGATCAACCCGACTACATAAATGCCGTTGCGTGTATTAAAACAAGCCTTGAACCAGAACAGCTCCTTGATTTAACACAACGCATAGAACTTGAGCACGGCCGTGTTAGAAAAGCCGAGCGTTGGGGCCCTCGCACACTTGATATAGACACCTTATTATTTGGCGATCGAGTAATAAATACCGAACGTTTAACCGTTCCACATTACGGTTTAAACGTTCGTGAGTTTGTAGTGTATCCACTATTAGAGCTGGCACCTGAACTTATTTTACCTAGCGGTGTTGCATTACAAGCTATTGCAGATAACTTACCGCTCAACGACTTACAGCAATTACCTCTGTAA
- the pcnB gene encoding polynucleotide adenylyltransferase PcnB — protein sequence MASQSTPSRRQIIISKLFQFCRQIIGPNTSAENASVSSEPLVITRGEHGISRKQFSPNAIKVLYRLKDGGYDAYLVGGCIRDILLGQQPKDFDVVTNATPDQVKKLFRNCRLIGRRFRLAHIVFGREIIEVATMRGHHEAPEDKNQISQSSDQGQLLRDNVFGSIEEDAERRDFSINALYYSINDFSIHDYANGLAAIKAKQIELIGDPETRYREDPVRMLRAVRFATKLDMSIAPKSEKPIAELASLLDNIPPARLFEEVLKLFLNGKAEANFLMLRKYGLFKALFPELDQILDQNPNGLEHMLVQQMFQNTDKRIIADKKVTPAFIFAALLWFPLLKHTKQIQEREQVLEYDAFAQAMNKVLSESAQHIAVPKRFTLGARDIWHIQHRLDKRAGQRAYRLTQQPRFKAAYDFLLLRVSAGETLHTELAQWWTQYLGQDINGQKDMVKNLGHQGGPKPRKRPRRRAPKKPTEQ from the coding sequence ATGGCGAGCCAATCAACACCTTCTAGGAGACAGATTATTATTTCCAAGCTTTTTCAATTTTGCAGACAAATAATCGGCCCAAATACCAGTGCCGAAAACGCCTCTGTAAGCAGCGAACCTTTAGTGATCACTCGTGGTGAGCATGGTATTTCTCGCAAACAATTTAGCCCAAATGCAATCAAAGTACTTTATCGTTTAAAAGACGGTGGTTACGATGCCTACTTAGTTGGTGGTTGTATTCGCGATATATTGTTAGGCCAGCAGCCAAAAGATTTTGATGTTGTTACCAATGCCACCCCAGATCAAGTAAAAAAACTATTTAGAAATTGTCGCTTAATAGGCCGCCGTTTTCGTTTAGCACATATTGTATTTGGCCGTGAAATTATTGAAGTGGCGACAATGCGTGGACACCACGAAGCGCCAGAAGATAAAAACCAAATAAGCCAGTCAAGCGATCAAGGTCAATTACTACGTGATAACGTATTTGGCAGTATTGAAGAAGACGCCGAGCGTCGTGATTTTTCTATCAATGCCCTTTATTACTCTATTAACGATTTTAGTATTCACGATTACGCTAACGGTTTAGCTGCAATTAAAGCAAAACAAATTGAACTGATTGGCGATCCTGAAACACGTTACCGTGAAGACCCTGTACGCATGTTACGTGCAGTTCGCTTTGCGACCAAACTTGACATGAGTATCGCGCCAAAAAGTGAAAAGCCTATCGCTGAATTAGCAAGTTTACTTGATAATATTCCGCCAGCGCGTTTGTTTGAAGAAGTACTAAAACTGTTTTTAAACGGCAAAGCTGAAGCAAACTTTTTAATGCTACGTAAATATGGCTTGTTCAAAGCGTTATTTCCGGAACTTGATCAAATTTTAGACCAGAACCCTAATGGTCTTGAACATATGTTAGTTCAGCAAATGTTCCAAAATACCGACAAACGTATCATTGCTGATAAAAAAGTAACGCCTGCATTTATCTTTGCTGCATTACTTTGGTTCCCGTTATTAAAACACACTAAACAAATTCAAGAACGAGAGCAGGTACTTGAGTACGATGCTTTTGCACAGGCAATGAACAAAGTACTAAGCGAAAGTGCGCAACATATTGCAGTACCAAAGCGCTTTACACTTGGTGCGCGCGATATTTGGCACATTCAGCATCGTTTAGATAAGCGAGCTGGTCAACGAGCTTACAGATTAACGCAACAACCTCGCTTTAAAGCCGCTTACGACTTTTTATTATTACGCGTAAGTGCAGGCGAAACACTGCATACAGAGCTTGCACAGTGGTGGACACAATACCTGGGCCAAGATATAAATGGCCAAAAAGACATGGTTAAAAATCTAGGTCATCAAGGGGGTCCAAAACCACGTAAACGACCTCGCCGCCGCGCACCTAAAAAGCCAACAGAGCAATAA
- the gluQRS gene encoding tRNA glutamyl-Q(34) synthetase GluQRS — MSPTAVTAPMRKYRGRFAPSPSGPLHFGSLVAAVGSYLDAKANKGKWLVRIEDIDTTRVIKNADTDILNTLQAYALYWDEPVVYQTQRLTLYQEIVDSLLKQQLVYGCNCTRKQIKALGGIYQGHCKSLNNTIDSSALRLTQCHAMTQFNDLIQGDITVNTALAHEDYLIKRSDGLFAYQLVVVVDDIEQGINRVVRGADLIEPTARQISLFKQLNAAIPEFAHLPLAVAEPGFKLSKQNYAPAISKSNPKPALISAFEFLGLPTHANLMDLSIEQLMAWGVDTFSLKQVPRVPEIQISQHPTSQVIQFTLLSK; from the coding sequence ATGTCTCCTACAGCCGTTACTGCGCCTATGCGTAAATATCGCGGTCGTTTTGCACCGTCTCCTTCTGGGCCATTACATTTTGGCTCACTTGTAGCGGCTGTGGGTAGTTACCTTGATGCTAAAGCAAACAAAGGTAAGTGGTTGGTCCGTATCGAAGATATAGACACCACCCGCGTTATAAAAAACGCGGATACCGACATCCTTAATACTTTACAAGCCTATGCCCTGTACTGGGATGAACCCGTTGTGTATCAAACGCAGCGCCTTACTCTCTATCAAGAAATTGTTGACTCTCTCCTAAAGCAGCAACTTGTTTACGGCTGCAACTGTACCCGCAAACAAATAAAAGCACTTGGGGGAATTTACCAAGGTCATTGCAAATCGCTCAATAACACTATTGATTCGAGTGCATTACGTTTAACCCAGTGTCATGCAATGACTCAATTTAATGATTTAATTCAAGGCGATATAACCGTTAATACCGCCCTCGCCCATGAGGATTATTTAATTAAACGTAGCGATGGCTTATTTGCATATCAACTTGTTGTGGTTGTTGATGATATTGAGCAAGGCATTAATCGTGTTGTTAGAGGCGCCGATTTAATTGAGCCAACAGCACGGCAAATTAGTTTGTTTAAGCAGCTAAATGCAGCGATACCTGAATTTGCCCATTTACCGTTAGCTGTGGCAGAGCCTGGATTTAAACTATCTAAACAAAACTATGCCCCAGCTATCAGTAAAAGCAACCCAAAACCAGCCTTAATAAGTGCATTTGAGTTTTTAGGGCTGCCCACTCATGCCAATTTAATGGATTTATCTATTGAGCAACTCATGGCTTGGGGAGTCGATACATTTAGCTTAAAACAAGTTCCACGCGTGCCTGAAATACAAATTTCTCAACATCCAACTAGCCAAGTCATCCAATTTACTCTATTAAGTAAATAA
- the dksA gene encoding RNA polymerase-binding protein DksA, with the protein MPDQKKHGLLAQAGLEPYQEKPGEEYMNDAQRAHFRTILETWRNDLRNEVDRTKSHMQDEAANFPDPVDRAAQEEEFSLELRTRDRERKLIKKIEKTINLIKEDDFGFCESCGIEIGIRRLEARPTADLCVDCKTLAEIKEKQSGRS; encoded by the coding sequence ATGCCAGACCAAAAGAAACATGGTTTATTGGCTCAAGCCGGTTTAGAACCATACCAAGAAAAACCAGGTGAAGAGTACATGAATGATGCACAACGTGCTCATTTTAGAACGATTTTAGAAACTTGGCGTAACGATCTTCGCAATGAAGTTGATCGCACTAAGTCGCACATGCAAGATGAAGCAGCCAACTTTCCTGACCCAGTTGACCGCGCAGCGCAAGAAGAAGAGTTCTCTTTAGAACTTAGAACGCGTGACCGCGAACGTAAATTAATCAAAAAAATTGAAAAAACAATTAATTTGATTAAAGAAGATGATTTTGGCTTTTGTGAGTCTTGTGGTATTGAAATTGGCATTCGCCGCTTAGAAGCGCGCCCAACTGCCGATTTATGCGTAGACTGTAAAACGCTTGCTGAAATCAAAGAAAAGCAATCTGGACGCAGCTAA
- the sfsA gene encoding DNA/RNA nuclease SfsA, which yields MKYTPTLQPATLLKRYKRFLADLQLSDGSEFTAHCANTGKMTGCADPGFTAFYSTSDNAKRKYPHSLELTQNNLTQLICVNTAMANKVVEEAINNNVISELTDYEQLQSEVKYGNENSRIDFLLTSNNKPNCYVEVKSVTLLSQNNPNSGQGYFPDAQTLRGQKHLRELIEVVEQGHRAVLLFAVLHEGINTVSAAAHIDEKYAKLLSQAITAGVEVLAYKAAISAHDVLLHKKIAFVE from the coding sequence ATGAAGTACACGCCAACTCTGCAACCTGCCACCTTGTTAAAGCGCTACAAACGTTTTTTAGCTGATTTACAACTAAGTGACGGCTCAGAATTTACCGCCCATTGCGCTAATACAGGTAAAATGACCGGATGTGCAGATCCAGGTTTTACGGCTTTTTATTCAACAAGCGACAACGCTAAACGAAAATACCCACATTCATTAGAGCTTACGCAAAATAATTTAACGCAACTTATTTGTGTAAACACAGCAATGGCTAATAAAGTAGTCGAAGAAGCAATAAACAATAACGTGATAAGTGAGCTCACCGACTACGAACAATTACAAAGTGAAGTAAAATATGGCAATGAAAACAGCCGTATCGACTTTTTGCTTACAAGCAACAATAAACCTAACTGCTATGTAGAAGTGAAGTCTGTCACCTTGCTGAGCCAAAACAACCCAAACAGCGGGCAAGGTTATTTTCCCGATGCACAAACACTGCGCGGACAAAAACACCTACGTGAGCTCATAGAGGTGGTCGAACAAGGTCATCGCGCCGTATTACTGTTTGCCGTTTTGCATGAAGGAATAAATACAGTAAGTGCGGCCGCACATATTGATGAAAAGTATGCCAAGCTATTAAGCCAAGCAATAACGGCTGGTGTTGAAGTACTAGCATACAAAGCAGCAATTTCAGCTCATGATGTTTTACTTCATAAAAAAATCGCATTTGTAGAATAA
- the pepB gene encoding aminopeptidase PepB, producing MSEKFVVQLSEQSAPSHWGDNASLSFNERGATVHLSEQETLKNVQKAGRTIASQGVKNVELAGDTWCTESQWAFYQGFVTPKSLNGVEFVDNTQSDIKELAHLKTSAIWAREMVNGTADDIYPESLAEKAAEFIQSLAPEHVSYQIIKGDALLEQQWIGIHAVGRGSVRPPVLLELDYNPTGDENAPVSAALVGKGITFDSGGYSIKSSEGMLGMKCDMGGAATVTAGLALAINRGIEKRIKLFLCCAENLISGHAYKLGDILTYKNGTTVEIVNTDAEGRLVLADGLMAAGETGAPLIIDAATLTGAALVAVGQEYNALFSLDKELAREVEGFASQEMEAAWPLPLEKWHQQNCPSPYADTANSRAQKGGGYGGASNAAGFLSRFVPNDGKGWVHIDLAAAFNMGSTSQWAAGATTQGMRTVARTLLEKA from the coding sequence ATGAGTGAAAAATTTGTTGTTCAACTAAGCGAGCAGTCTGCACCAAGCCATTGGGGCGATAATGCATCGTTATCTTTTAACGAGCGCGGTGCAACGGTGCATTTGTCTGAACAAGAAACATTAAAAAATGTTCAAAAAGCAGGTCGTACTATTGCAAGCCAAGGCGTTAAAAACGTTGAATTAGCAGGCGATACTTGGTGTACAGAGAGCCAATGGGCTTTTTATCAAGGTTTTGTAACACCAAAATCATTAAACGGTGTTGAGTTTGTTGATAACACACAATCAGATATTAAAGAACTTGCTCATTTAAAAACGTCAGCAATTTGGGCGCGTGAAATGGTTAACGGCACTGCCGATGACATTTATCCAGAAAGCCTTGCAGAAAAAGCGGCTGAGTTTATTCAATCATTAGCGCCTGAACATGTAAGTTACCAAATTATTAAAGGCGATGCCTTACTAGAACAACAATGGATTGGTATTCATGCTGTTGGCCGTGGCAGTGTACGCCCACCAGTATTGCTTGAGCTTGATTACAACCCAACAGGCGACGAAAATGCACCAGTAAGTGCAGCACTTGTTGGTAAAGGTATTACGTTTGACTCAGGTGGTTACTCAATTAAATCAAGCGAAGGTATGCTTGGTATGAAATGCGACATGGGCGGCGCAGCAACAGTAACTGCAGGTTTAGCATTAGCTATTAACCGTGGTATAGAAAAGCGTATTAAACTGTTTTTATGTTGTGCTGAGAACTTAATTTCGGGTCATGCATACAAATTAGGTGACATTCTTACTTATAAAAATGGCACGACTGTTGAAATTGTAAACACTGATGCAGAAGGGCGTTTAGTACTTGCGGATGGCCTAATGGCTGCTGGTGAGACTGGCGCTCCACTTATTATTGATGCAGCAACACTGACTGGTGCAGCGCTGGTTGCTGTTGGTCAAGAGTACAATGCATTATTTTCACTTGATAAAGAGCTTGCACGCGAAGTTGAAGGTTTTGCATCTCAAGAAATGGAAGCGGCTTGGCCATTACCTCTTGAAAAATGGCATCAGCAAAACTGCCCATCTCCTTATGCTGACACGGCGAATAGCCGTGCACAAAAAGGTGGCGGTTACGGCGGCGCTTCAAATGCGGCAGGCTTTTTGTCACGCTTTGTGCCAAACGACGGCAAAGGCTGGGTACATATAGATTTAGCCGCTGCATTTAACATGGGCAGCACAAGTCAATGGGCAGCAGGGGCAACAACTCAAGGTATGCGTACGGTTGCGCGAACTTTACTAGAAAAAGCATAG
- a CDS encoding phosphoribosyltransferase: MSDKCYITAQQLLEDSFRVAAQVYQDGFRPDFIIGIWRGGAPIGIAVQEYYDYKGIETDHIAVRTSSYYGIGKQSKEIKVHGLHYIVENANAGDSLLIVDDVFDSGRSIVALKEKLSELMRLNLPRDIRIACPYYKPKNSKVDTVPDYYIHESEEWLVFPHELSGLTPDEIIEGKSDLAKIHDILLEK; the protein is encoded by the coding sequence ATGTCAGATAAGTGCTACATCACAGCTCAACAGCTGCTTGAAGATTCGTTCCGCGTAGCGGCACAAGTATACCAAGATGGCTTTCGTCCTGATTTTATTATTGGTATTTGGCGAGGTGGTGCACCAATCGGTATTGCTGTTCAAGAATATTACGATTACAAAGGTATTGAGACTGACCATATTGCGGTACGTACATCGTCTTATTACGGTATTGGTAAGCAATCAAAAGAAATTAAAGTACATGGCTTACATTATATTGTAGAAAACGCGAATGCTGGCGACTCACTTTTAATTGTTGATGATGTATTTGATTCAGGTCGAAGTATTGTTGCATTAAAAGAAAAGCTTTCAGAACTTATGCGCTTGAACTTACCACGCGACATTCGTATTGCGTGCCCATACTACAAGCCAAAAAATTCAAAAGTAGACACTGTACCAGATTATTATATTCATGAGTCTGAAGAGTGGTTAGTGTTTCCGCATGAGCTATCGGGTTTAACACCGGATGAAATTATTGAAGGTAAATCTGATCTTGCGAAAATTCATGACATTTTGCTAGAGAAGTAA